The Fusobacterium varium genomic interval AGAAAAGTTGCTACATATAAAGATTTCAAATTACAAGTTGAAAAAGATATGGCAACTGGAGAAACTAAAGAGATCGTTCTACCAAAATCATATGTTATCCAATTTATACTTGAAGATGGAACTTATGTAACAGCTAGACCATCTGGAACAGAACCAAAAATTAAATACTATATCTGTGTTGTAGATAGCACTAAAGAAAAATCATTAGCTAAGCTTGAAGAGATTAAAAATGGATTCCAAGCTTATGTAGATTCATTATAATTAAAAAGATAGGAGAGAGGAAAATTATGGTAGATGGAATATATATACATATTCCCTTCTGTTTAAACAAATGTAATTACTGTGATTTTCTCTCTTTTAAATCTAATGGAGAGGAAAGAAAAAAATATGTAGATTATCTATTAAAGGAGTTGGATCTATATCCAAACTATAGATATAATACAGTTTATTTCGGGGGGGGAACCCCCTCTCTTTTAGATTTAGAAGATGTAGAGAGAATATTAAAAAGATTAGATATAGCAGAAAATGCTGAAGTAACAATGGAAGTAAATCCTAAAACAGTGGATTTTGATAAACTATGCAAATTAAGAAAAATCGGAATAAATAGATTAAGTATAGGGATACAATCTTTTGATGAGAAATATTTGAAAATTTTAGGAAGAATGCATACAAGTGAAGAGGGAGTAGAAACCTTTGAAAATGCAAGAAAAGCAGGATTTGATAATATAAGTTTAGATCTTATGTTTTCATTACCTGGACAAAATGTAGAGGAAGTATTAAAAGATTTGAATAAACTTTTAGATATGAAACCTGAACATTTTTCAATATACTCTCTTATTTGGGAAGAGGGAACAGTTTTCTTTGAAAAGTTAAAAAAGGGAATTTTAAGAGAAACTGAAAATGAGATAGAAGCAGAGATGTTTGAAAAAATAATAGATACAGCAGAGAAAAGGGGATATCTTCACTATGAGATATCTAATTTTTGTTTGGAGGGAAAAGAGGCTGTACACAATACAAAATACTGGGAAAATAAGGAGTATCTAGGAATAGGATTAGGAGCTTCTGGATACCTTGATAATATACGATATAAAAATCAGATGAAATTTTTAGAATATTATGGTAGTATAGATAGTAAGTTAAGACCTATATTGGAAAGAGAAACATTAACCTTAGAAGATATTGAGGAGTATAAATATATTGTAGGATTTAGACTTTTGAAAAAAGGGGTAAAAGCTACTGGAAAATATCTTGATATCTGTCTTTCATTGGAAAAAAGAGGGTATTTAAAAAGAGAAGATGAGAGGTTTATTCTAACACGTAAGGGGTTAATGGTAGCTAATGATGTATTAGATGAATTTGTGTGAGGAGAAGAAATGAGTAGGATAGAAAAAAATATAGAGGAGATTAGAAAAGATATAGAAGAGCACTCCCCAAATCCAGAAAAAGTAAGATTTATTGGTGTTACTAAATATGTAGGAATAGACGAGATGCTAGAAGTAGCAAAGTGTGGAGTAAAAGTTTTTGGAGAAAACAAAGCTCAAGTTATAAAGGAAAAAGAGGAAAAATTCAGAGAATTGGGAATAGATGATGTAGAGTGGCATTTTATTGGTAATCTACAAAAAAATAAGGTAAAATATATAGCTGAATATGTGAGTTTAATTCACTCTGTAAATAAATTATCTCTAGCTCAAGAGATAGATAAGAGGGCAGAGCAAAATAATAGAATAATAGATGTATTATTAGAGATAAATATTGCAGGAGAAGAGAGCAAAGAGGGATATGATCTAGAGGAACTATATAGAGAGTTACCTGAGATAATGAAACTAAAAAATATAAATATAAAGGGATTAATGACTATGGCACCTTTTACAGATGATGAGGTTCTAGTAAGAGGGGTATTTAAAAGATTGAGAGAGATAAAAGATAAATTAAATAGTGAGTATTTTGATGATAAATTAACAGAGTTGTCAATGGGAATGACAAATGACTATAAAATAGCCTTAGAAGAGGGAGCTACATTAATAAGAATAGGAAGAAAAATATTTCAATAGGAGGTAAAAATGAAAAAGAAGAATGGTGGAATAAAAGTAATTCAAGATTTAAAAGAGCTTTTAGGAATAGACAATCCTGAAGCTACTGGAATAGATGAAATTGATGAATTAGATGGTATAGAGGATACTGGAATAATTGAAGTAAATGCTGGAAAAGAAAATGAAGTGCCAGTTCAAAAAGAGATACCAACACCAACTAGAGATAAAGGAAATACTGGATCTAGTTTAGAATCAGAGCTTAATGGTGCTGGAAACTATCAAACTATATTTGTAGATCCTAAAACTTTTGCTGACTGCAAGAAGATAGCTACATATATAAAAAATGATAAGATGGTTACATTGAATCTTGAATATTTAGATCTTCCTACTGCTCAAAGACTTATGGACTTTTTAGCAGGAGCAATGTGCATAAAGGGAGCTAGTTTTATTGAGATTAGTAAAAAAGTATATACTGCTGTTCCTAAGAGCATGAAAGTATACTATGAAGGTAAAAAAGATAGTAGAGGAAGAACAATTTTAGATTTTGGAAGAGAGGATAAATAGTGGAAAAAAAAATAAAAGCATTGGCACTTTTTTCAGGAGGATTGGATAGTGCTTTAGCTGTTAAAGTAGTAAAAGATCAAGGAGTAGAGGTTATAGGTTTAAACTTTGTTTCTCACTTCTTTGGTGGAAAAAATGAAAAAGCTGAAAGTATGGCAAAACAACTTGGAATACAACTGGAGTATATAGATTTTAAGAAGAGACATACAGATATGATGCAAAATCCTGTATATGGAAGAGGAAAAAATATGAACCCATGTATAGATTGTCACTCATTAATGTTTAAAATAGCAGGAGAACTTCTTGAAAAATATGATGCTCAATTTGTAATTTCAGGAGAGGTTTTAGGACAAAGACCTATGTCACAAAACTCAGCAGCATTGGAAAAAGTGAAAGCTTTATCAGGAATGGATGATCTTATATTAAGACCTCTATCAGCAAAATTACTGCCACCAAGTAAAGCAGAACTTGAAGGATGGGTAGATAGAGAGCAACTTCTTGACATTCAAGGAAGAAGTAGAGCTAGACAGATGGAACTTACAGAAAAGTATGGACTTGTAGAATATCCAACTCCAGGTGGAGGTTGCCTATTGACAGATCCAGCATATTCTGATAGACTAGAAATAATTGAAAAAGATGGTCTTATGGATGAGGAACACTCATATCTTTTCCATCTTATAAAGAAAACAAGATTTTATAGACTAGGTGAAAAGAAATATCTATTTGTAGGTAGAGATGAAGAGGGAAATAGTAGAATAGAAGAATATAAGGAAAAGGGAACTCTTCATGTAGCAGGATATAAAGTAGGAGGACCTCGTATTTTAGGATATGGTAACTTTACAGATGAGGATAAAAAGTTTGTAGCAGAACTGTTCTCAAGATATTCTAAAGTTAAAGGTAAAAGTGAGATTGAGGTTAGAGTAAATAACCAAGTAGTGAAGGTAGCACCAGTAGATATAGAAGAGATAGAGAGAAAAATAAAAGAGTATCAAGTCGTAGCACAGTAGAATAGTAGGGTAATAAAAATAAAATAGAACTTTATAGAGTCTAAATTTAATTACTGAATCTATTCATATAAAAATGGAAAAAAGTAATTAAAGGAGGACTCTTTTTTAATTGCTAAAAATATATTAAAAATTATCTAGGAGGATAGAAAAATGAATTGGTTTGAAAACCTTGTAAATCAAATTAATAATGTGATGTGGAATCAAAATTTATTGGTAGTGTTATTGGTGATAAGTGGAATATACTTTACACTTAGAACAAAGGGAGTTCAATTTAGACTATTTGGACATATGATAAAATTAATAACTGAAAAAACAAAGGCTAATCAAGAGGGAGTTAGTTCATTCCAAGCTTTCTGTATTTCGACAGCATCAAGAGTTGGAGTTGGAAACTTAGCAGGAGTTGTAGCTGCTGTATCAGTTGGAGGACCTGGAGCTGTATTTTGGATGTGGGTTGTAGCTCTTTTAAGTTCAGGGACAGCATTTATAGAAGCAACAATTGCACTTCTATATAGAGAAAAAGATCCACATGGTGGGTATAGAGGTGGAGCTCCATACTTTATTGAAAAAGGATTAAAAATGAGATGGTTAGGAGTAATATTTGTAGTATTTGCTTTAATATGTTGGGCAGGGGTATTCCAAATTATTTCAAACTCTGTAACTGAATCATTTGCAACAGCTTTTAATATTGACCCTAGAAAAACTTCTCTTGTTTTAGTAGCACTAGCAGCAGTTGTTCTTTTTGGTAGAAGAGATAAGATAGTAAAAGTTTTAGATAAAATGGTACCTTTTATGTCTGTAATTTATCTAGGTGTAGTTATATTTATAATTGTAAAGAATATTACAGTTTTACCAAGTATGTTTACAAATATATTTAATCATGCTTTTGGAATTAAACAATTTTTAGGTGGAACTTTTGGTAGTGTAGTAATGCAAGGGGTAAAGAGAGGACTTTTCTCAAATGAGGCTGGATCAGGATCAGCTCCATGTGCAGCAGCTGCAGCAGAGATAGAACATCCAGTAAAACAAGGTTTAGTTCAAGCTTTAGGAGTTTTTGTAGATACAATTTTAATATGTAGTGCAACAGCTTTTGTTATTCTTCTTTCAGATGGAAAAATTCCTGAAGGGTTACAAGGAATGACACTTTTACAAGAGGCATTTAGATATCAAGTTGGAGACTGGGGAGTTGTTTTCACAGCAGTAATACTATTCCTATTTTCATTTAGTACAATGCTAGGAATAAGTTTCTATGCTAAACCAAACTTAGCATTTTTACATGATAAACTTTGGCTACAAGAGGCATTTAAAGTGTTTACTCTAGTTATGCTATATATTGGAGGGGTAAGACAAAACTTCCTAGTGTGGAACCTTGCAGATTTAGGGCTTGGATTGATGACAATTGTAAACTTAATAGGGGTATATCCATTGACATCAAAGGCAGTAGAATCTTTAAAAGAGTATGAAGAAAAGTTTATTATTAAAACAAAATAGGTAAATATAAACAAAAATATGGGAAAATTTTCAGATTTGATGTATAATGTCTTATTATATAAATAATTTGAGGTGGAACAATGAAAAAAGGTATACAAGAGAGGATAAAAAGTTCTAAAAGAATAGTAATTAAAGTTGGAACTTCTACTCTTACATATGAAAATGGAAATTTGAATTTAGGGCTTTTAAATAAGTTAGCTTGGGTTTTAAGTGATCTTAGAAATCAAGGAAGAGATGTTATCCTTGTAACTTCTGGAGCAATAGGAGTTGGATCAAAAAAGCTAAACTTTAAAACTAGACCGAAAGAAACTAGAGAGAAACAAGCAGCAGCAGCAGTTGGACAAGCAGAATTAATGCATATATATCAAAACTTTTTTGGAGAATATAGCCAAAGAGTTGCTCAAATACTTTTAACAAAAGATGATTTTAAAGAGGGAGAGAGAAAAACTAATACAACAAATACCCTTGAAACACTTTTAAATTTTGGAGTAATCCCTATTGTTAATGCTAATGATACAATATCTACTTTTGAAATTGAGTTCAGTGATAATGATAGACTTTCAGCAAGTGTGGCATCTTTAATTGGAGCAGATCTATTAATTATCTTAACAGATATTGATGCTCTTTATGATTCAAACCCTAAAACTCATCCAGACGCAAAAAGAATATCATATGTTGAAAAAGTAACAGATGAGATTATGAAAATGGGTGGAGAAAAAGGAAGTGAATTTAGTGTAGGAGGTATGGAAACAAAACTTCTTGCAGCTAGAGAGTGTTATGATGGTAGAGTAATTATGGGAATCTTAGATGGTTCAGAACCTCTTTTAATAGAAAAATTAATATCTGGAGAAGATGTAGGAACTATTTTTGATTGTATGGAGGATTAATAATGGAGATCAGATTAATAGGTGAGGCTGCAAAAAAGGCATCAGTAAAGGTGGCTCAACTTTCAACAGAAGAGAAAAATAGAGTACTTTTAAAAGCAGCAGATGCACTTTTAGAAAATAAAGAAAGTATTTTAAATATAAATAGAAAAGATGTAGAAAATGCAGTAGCTAATGGAGTAAAACAAGCATTTATTGATAGACTTACTCTTACTGAAAAAAGATTGAAAGATATGGCTAAAGGATTGAGAGAGATAGCAGCTCTTAATGATCCTGTGGGAGAGTATGTATATGGAAAAACTCTTCCAAATGGATTGATTATTCAACAAAAAAGAGTTCCCCTTGGTGTTGTAGCTATAATATTTGAATCACGTCCAAATGTAACAGCTGATGCTTTTGGACTTTGTTTAAAAAGTGGAAATGTAGTGATTCTTAGAGGTGGAAAAGAGGCTATACAAACAAATATAGCTATAGTTGATATATTTAGAAAAGTTTTAAAAGAGTGTGGAATCTCTGAAGATGCTGTGCAAGTGGTTAAGGATACTAGCCATGAGAAAGCAGGAGAGTTAATGAAAGCTAATGAGTATGTAGATGTACTTATTCCAAGGGGAAGTGCTAGACTTATCAATACAGTTATAAATAATAGCACAATTCCTTGTATTCAAACAGGAATAGGAAATTGCCATATCTATGTGGACAAAAGTGGAGATCTACAAAAGGCATTGGATATAATAATAAATGCTAAAACTCAAAGACCTGGTGTATGCAATGCTGTTGAAACTTTATTAATAAATAGAGAGATAGCTGAGAAATTTTTACCAACTTTAGGTGAAGAGCTTTTATCAAGAAATGTAGAGATAAGAGGAGATGAAGTTGTAACTAAGTTGATTCCTCAAGCTAAAGTTGCTACTGAAGAGGATTGGGCAACTGAGTATGAAGACTATATTGTGGCAATAAAAACAGTTGATACACTTGATGAGGTAATTGAGCATATTGGAAAATATGGAACAAAACACTCTGAATCGATTATAACTGAAGATTACTCTAATGCACAAAGATTTTTAAATGAAGTAGATGCAGCTGCTGTTTATGTAAATGCTTCAACTAGATTTACAGATGGTGGACAATTTGGTTTTGGAGCTGAGATAGGAATTAGTACACAAAAACTTCATGCTAGAGGACCAATGGGATTAAAAGAGTTAACTACTACTAAATATGTGATTTTTGGTAATGGACAAGTAAGGAAATAGATTAAAAAAAGGGCTCTTTGTCAAATAGTGTTGGTAGAAAAAACAAATAAATTTTCAAGTAACTCCAGTGATTTTCGC includes:
- the sepF gene encoding cell division protein SepF, whose product is MKKKNGGIKVIQDLKELLGIDNPEATGIDEIDELDGIEDTGIIEVNAGKENEVPVQKEIPTPTRDKGNTGSSLESELNGAGNYQTIFVDPKTFADCKKIATYIKNDKMVTLNLEYLDLPTAQRLMDFLAGAMCIKGASFIEISKKVYTAVPKSMKVYYEGKKDSRGRTILDFGREDK
- the proB gene encoding glutamate 5-kinase, with the protein product MKKGIQERIKSSKRIVIKVGTSTLTYENGNLNLGLLNKLAWVLSDLRNQGRDVILVTSGAIGVGSKKLNFKTRPKETREKQAAAAVGQAELMHIYQNFFGEYSQRVAQILLTKDDFKEGERKTNTTNTLETLLNFGVIPIVNANDTISTFEIEFSDNDRLSASVASLIGADLLIILTDIDALYDSNPKTHPDAKRISYVEKVTDEIMKMGGEKGSEFSVGGMETKLLAARECYDGRVIMGILDGSEPLLIEKLISGEDVGTIFDCMED
- a CDS encoding glutamate-5-semialdehyde dehydrogenase; protein product: MEIRLIGEAAKKASVKVAQLSTEEKNRVLLKAADALLENKESILNINRKDVENAVANGVKQAFIDRLTLTEKRLKDMAKGLREIAALNDPVGEYVYGKTLPNGLIIQQKRVPLGVVAIIFESRPNVTADAFGLCLKSGNVVILRGGKEAIQTNIAIVDIFRKVLKECGISEDAVQVVKDTSHEKAGELMKANEYVDVLIPRGSARLINTVINNSTIPCIQTGIGNCHIYVDKSGDLQKALDIIINAKTQRPGVCNAVETLLINREIAEKFLPTLGEELLSRNVEIRGDEVVTKLIPQAKVATEEDWATEYEDYIVAIKTVDTLDEVIEHIGKYGTKHSESIITEDYSNAQRFLNEVDAAAVYVNASTRFTDGGQFGFGAEIGISTQKLHARGPMGLKELTTTKYVIFGNGQVRK
- a CDS encoding alanine:cation symporter family protein translates to MNWFENLVNQINNVMWNQNLLVVLLVISGIYFTLRTKGVQFRLFGHMIKLITEKTKANQEGVSSFQAFCISTASRVGVGNLAGVVAAVSVGGPGAVFWMWVVALLSSGTAFIEATIALLYREKDPHGGYRGGAPYFIEKGLKMRWLGVIFVVFALICWAGVFQIISNSVTESFATAFNIDPRKTSLVLVALAAVVLFGRRDKIVKVLDKMVPFMSVIYLGVVIFIIVKNITVLPSMFTNIFNHAFGIKQFLGGTFGSVVMQGVKRGLFSNEAGSGSAPCAAAAAEIEHPVKQGLVQALGVFVDTILICSATAFVILLSDGKIPEGLQGMTLLQEAFRYQVGDWGVVFTAVILFLFSFSTMLGISFYAKPNLAFLHDKLWLQEAFKVFTLVMLYIGGVRQNFLVWNLADLGLGLMTIVNLIGVYPLTSKAVESLKEYEEKFIIKTK
- the hemW gene encoding radical SAM family heme chaperone HemW → MVDGIYIHIPFCLNKCNYCDFLSFKSNGEERKKYVDYLLKELDLYPNYRYNTVYFGGGTPSLLDLEDVERILKRLDIAENAEVTMEVNPKTVDFDKLCKLRKIGINRLSIGIQSFDEKYLKILGRMHTSEEGVETFENARKAGFDNISLDLMFSLPGQNVEEVLKDLNKLLDMKPEHFSIYSLIWEEGTVFFEKLKKGILRETENEIEAEMFEKIIDTAEKRGYLHYEISNFCLEGKEAVHNTKYWENKEYLGIGLGASGYLDNIRYKNQMKFLEYYGSIDSKLRPILERETLTLEDIEEYKYIVGFRLLKKGVKATGKYLDICLSLEKRGYLKREDERFILTRKGLMVANDVLDEFV
- a CDS encoding YggS family pyridoxal phosphate-dependent enzyme; translated protein: MSRIEKNIEEIRKDIEEHSPNPEKVRFIGVTKYVGIDEMLEVAKCGVKVFGENKAQVIKEKEEKFRELGIDDVEWHFIGNLQKNKVKYIAEYVSLIHSVNKLSLAQEIDKRAEQNNRIIDVLLEINIAGEESKEGYDLEELYRELPEIMKLKNINIKGLMTMAPFTDDEVLVRGVFKRLREIKDKLNSEYFDDKLTELSMGMTNDYKIALEEGATLIRIGRKIFQ
- a CDS encoding 7-cyano-7-deazaguanine synthase → MEKKIKALALFSGGLDSALAVKVVKDQGVEVIGLNFVSHFFGGKNEKAESMAKQLGIQLEYIDFKKRHTDMMQNPVYGRGKNMNPCIDCHSLMFKIAGELLEKYDAQFVISGEVLGQRPMSQNSAALEKVKALSGMDDLILRPLSAKLLPPSKAELEGWVDREQLLDIQGRSRARQMELTEKYGLVEYPTPGGGCLLTDPAYSDRLEIIEKDGLMDEEHSYLFHLIKKTRFYRLGEKKYLFVGRDEEGNSRIEEYKEKGTLHVAGYKVGGPRILGYGNFTDEDKKFVAELFSRYSKVKGKSEIEVRVNNQVVKVAPVDIEEIERKIKEYQVVAQ